GCACTCCACGGGACCGGTATGTCCTGGTCCCGGAGCCGTGATGTCGCGTGAACCACGACGAACGCGTCGAGGACCTCCGCGAGCGGAAGGCGGAGGCGGAGCGCGGCGGCGGCGAGGAACGCATCGAGTCCCAGCACGAGAAGGGCAAACTCACCGCCCGCGAACGTATCGACTACTTCCTCGACGACGGCTCGTTCGTCGAGATCGACGCCCTGCGTGAGCACCGCTCGACCAACTTCGACATGGCCGAGCGGGAGGCCCCCGGCGACGGCGTGGTCGTCGGCTACGGCGCGGTCAACGGCGACCGCGTCTACGTCTTCGCCCACGACTTCACCGTCTTCGGCGGGTCGCTCGGCGAGGCGTTCGCCCAGAAGGTCTGTAAGGTGATGGACAAGGCCATCGAGAACGGCGCGCCGATAATCGGACTGAACGACTCCGCGGGCGCCCGCATCCAGGAGGGTATCGACTCCCTGGCTGGCTACGCCGACATCTTCCACCGTAACCAGCAGGCCAGCGGCGTCGTCCCACAGATATCGGCCATCATGGGTCCCTGTGCCGGCGGCGCGGTCTACTCACCGGCCATCACCGACTTCGTCTACATGGTCGAGGAGACCAGCCACATGTTCATCACCGGACCGGACGTCATCGAGACGGTCACCGGCGAGGAGGTCGGCTTCGACGAACTGGGCGGCGCACAGACCCACGCGACCGAGTCCGGCGTGGCGCACTTCACCGCCGCCGACGAGAAGGCCGCGATGGACGAGATTCGCTACCTCCTCTCCTATCTCCCCCAGAACAACGTCCAGGACCCGCCGAGTGTCGACCCCTGGGACGACCCGGACCGCCGCGACGAGTCGCTGGTCGAGACGGTGCCCGACCAGCCACAGAAGCCCTACGACATGGTCGAGGTCGTCGACGGCATCGTCGACACCGACTCCTTCTTCGAGGTCGCTGAGGGGTTCGCCCGGAACATTGTCACCGGCTTCGCCCGGCTGGACGGCCACAGCGTCGGCGTCGTCGGCAACCAGCCCCGGGTCAACGCCGGGACGCTGGACATCGACGCCTCGCGGAAGGCCGCCCGGTTCGTCCGCTTCTGTGACGCCTTCAACATCCCCATCCTGACGTTCGTCGACGTGCCGGGGTTCATGCCCGGCAAAGACCAGGAACGAAACGCCATCATCAACCACGGCGCGAAACTGCTGTACGCCTACTCCGAGGCCACCGTCCCGCTGTTGACGGTCATCACGCGCAAGGCATACGGCGGCGCGTACGACGTCATGGCCTCGAAGCACATCGACGCCGACATGAACTACGCGTGGCCCACCGCCGAAATCGCCGTGATGGGCCCACAGGGTGCCGTGAACGTCCTCTACGGCGACGAACTGGCCGACGCGGACGACGTCGAGGCCCGCCGCCAGCAGCTCATCGACGAGTACCGCGACGCCTTCGCGAACCCCTACATCGCCGCCAAGCGCGGGTTCGTCGACGACGTTATCGAACCACAAGAGACTCGGCCGCGACTCATCGAAGACCTCGACCTCCTCCGAGGGAAACGGAAGGACCAACCCGACCGCAAACACGGGAACATCCCACTGTAACCATGGCCACAGACACAGCACCCGACTCCGCCGACGTCGACGTCGAGCTCGTCAAAGCGGTCGCGGACGCGCTCCCGGACGCCGCCGACGACGAGGCTGCGGCCATCGCCGTCGCCATCGGGGCGCACATGACCGACCAGCAGCGGGCCGCGGCGGCCGCGGCCGCCGCCGCGGGCGACGACCCGACCTGGGACGGCAAGGAGTGGACGTTCTCGAAGCGGGTCGCGGACACACAACGGCGCCACGTCACAGTTCCAGCAGACGCACCGACGGACCCCTGGAGCGCCGCCGGTCGAACCGACCGGATGTAGAAGCTACCCTGCCTGGTCGGCCAGCCGTTCGGCGAGGGCCGCTGCCTCGTCCCGGACAGTGAGCTCGTTGAGCCACGCTGCCGGGAGGCTCTCCGCCCCGAACCGGGCCCCGGCGACGGCCCCTGCGACGGCGCCGACGGTGTCGGTGTCCCCGCCGTTGTTGACCGCCGTGACGATGGCCTCTTCGGCTGTCTCCGCCAGCAGCGCGTGCCCGACGCCGGCCTCCAGGGTGTCGACGACGTAGGCGGTCACGGGGAGCATCGTCGGGTCCGTCGTGGTCGACGCCTCCCGGAGGGCGACCGTGACAGCCGCGGGCGCGTCGTCGCTCAGTCGCTCGAGCGCCATCGACACCGGGTCCGCTTCCCCCCGGAGGAAGCCGGCGACGACCAGGTTCAGCGCCGAACACCCGTGGGTACAGCGCGGGTCCCAGTGGGTCAGTCGCGAGGACGCCACACTCGTCTCGACGAGCGTCTCGGCGTCCGTCGCGTACCGTATCGCCAGTGGTGCACAGCGCATCACGCTGCCGTTGCCGGCGTTCTGCCCTTCGGGACTCTGCGTCCAGACGTGTTCGGCGGCCTGGTCCCACGGTTCGCCGGTCGCGACGCGGGAGAGCACCCGCCTCGTCATCCCGCCGATACCCGTCGGGTCGCCCTCGAACCACTCCGCGAACCGCCGGGCGGCGTCGTCCGGATGGAACCCGTCCGA
This DNA window, taken from Haloarcula ordinaria, encodes the following:
- a CDS encoding acyl-CoA carboxylase subunit beta, with translation MNHDERVEDLRERKAEAERGGGEERIESQHEKGKLTARERIDYFLDDGSFVEIDALREHRSTNFDMAEREAPGDGVVVGYGAVNGDRVYVFAHDFTVFGGSLGEAFAQKVCKVMDKAIENGAPIIGLNDSAGARIQEGIDSLAGYADIFHRNQQASGVVPQISAIMGPCAGGAVYSPAITDFVYMVEETSHMFITGPDVIETVTGEEVGFDELGGAQTHATESGVAHFTAADEKAAMDEIRYLLSYLPQNNVQDPPSVDPWDDPDRRDESLVETVPDQPQKPYDMVEVVDGIVDTDSFFEVAEGFARNIVTGFARLDGHSVGVVGNQPRVNAGTLDIDASRKAARFVRFCDAFNIPILTFVDVPGFMPGKDQERNAIINHGAKLLYAYSEATVPLLTVITRKAYGGAYDVMASKHIDADMNYAWPTAEIAVMGPQGAVNVLYGDELADADDVEARRQQLIDEYRDAFANPYIAAKRGFVDDVIEPQETRPRLIEDLDLLRGKRKDQPDRKHGNIPL
- a CDS encoding acc operon protein translates to MATDTAPDSADVDVELVKAVADALPDAADDEAAAIAVAIGAHMTDQQRAAAAAAAAAGDDPTWDGKEWTFSKRVADTQRRHVTVPADAPTDPWSAAGRTDRM
- a CDS encoding ADP-ribosylglycohydrolase family protein; the protein is MDITARARGTLLGLACGDALGRPVEGWPRSRIASEHGRLTEMQDRGIHGLPAGEVTDDTELALCLARSLVESDGFHPDDAARRFAEWFEGDPTGIGGMTRRVLSRVATGEPWDQAAEHVWTQSPEGQNAGNGSVMRCAPLAIRYATDAETLVETSVASSRLTHWDPRCTHGCSALNLVVAGFLRGEADPVSMALERLSDDAPAAVTVALREASTTTDPTMLPVTAYVVDTLEAGVGHALLAETAEEAIVTAVNNGGDTDTVGAVAGAVAGARFGAESLPAAWLNELTVRDEAAALAERLADQAG